From a single Okeanomitos corallinicola TIOX110 genomic region:
- a CDS encoding Mo-dependent nitrogenase C-terminal domain-containing protein, producing MKVFEGSTKNIFFASWVSLHPAETNNKSEVSQLKNSHSHSGGNFLRPLRNWLDNLKVGDRQFAHSLCQLIPAQCPFERDLKFFGKTLFHIPPMCKLNPLYEEVVGLRFRALCYLADECGEDISQYC from the coding sequence ATGAAGGTATTTGAAGGTAGTACAAAAAATATTTTTTTCGCCAGTTGGGTATCCCTCCATCCAGCAGAAACTAATAATAAATCTGAAGTTTCCCAATTAAAAAATTCTCATTCTCACTCAGGAGGGAATTTCCTCCGTCCTTTGCGAAATTGGTTAGATAACTTAAAAGTAGGCGATCGCCAATTTGCCCATAGTTTATGTCAATTAATTCCTGCCCAATGTCCTTTTGAACGTGATCTCAAATTTTTTGGTAAAACTCTATTTCACATTCCCCCAATGTGTAAACTTAACCCTTTGTATGAAGAAGTAGTAGGTTTAAGATTTCGCGCACTGTGCTATTTAGCCGATGAATGTGGCGAAGACATATCACAGTATTGCTAA
- a CDS encoding caspase family protein → MTNYWAIAIGINQYELFQPLSCAQNDAEAIKDFLVTAEGFLPKNSLLMTNTSPPVGEKSSYPTKDNILLFLEDLAQSWQPQDYLWFFFSGYGVNDNDKDYLMPADGNPDQVLETGIEVRKIMESLAAAKLNVLLIFDINRAFGTQADAPVGQDIINAAKELNIPVMLSCQPEQFSHESTELNHGFFTAALMAALRSCPGGNLKDLESYVSSLTPQLCQHHWRPIQNPATVIPENSPGMLPVSGLNENSEPTENIFPEESFAVLRSTAPQPQESQPSTYKAWWAENQTANKSSETTISNNSQPDGKSILATSPELKTGSRFIPAAAKNYAKPAPSVSTPIWQQFIIWGGGSMVIVGLMTTFLLRNQASFRFNKISTSLNNNSNNNNTTTRSSEFADSLPPIPNNIPTTSPSNLPRVSNSDPQKRNQAISELGKMSLSSTQPSDLSQAITIAQKILPGEPLYQQAQENIQVWSQMILDLAQEQAQQRNYTDAIATAALIPQNSVLYPQTQATIKKWRLEAKQYNSNQTILDAAQGLIQPGQASTYNRAIAVAKKVPPEQPGFNLAQQSMNRWSEEILDLAKARAAQGDFTTAIETASLIPESTVAYEDAQDAIQKWRGKFTVK, encoded by the coding sequence ATGACAAATTACTGGGCGATCGCCATTGGAATTAATCAATATGAATTATTTCAACCTTTAAGTTGCGCTCAAAATGATGCGGAGGCAATAAAGGATTTTTTAGTCACGGCAGAGGGTTTTTTGCCGAAAAATTCCCTATTGATGACAAATACTTCACCACCAGTAGGAGAAAAATCCTCTTACCCAACTAAAGATAATATTCTCCTTTTTTTGGAGGATCTGGCTCAATCTTGGCAACCACAAGATTATCTGTGGTTTTTCTTCAGTGGTTATGGAGTTAATGACAATGACAAAGATTATTTAATGCCTGCTGATGGCAATCCAGATCAGGTTTTAGAGACTGGCATTGAAGTCAGAAAAATCATGGAAAGTCTGGCTGCTGCTAAGTTGAATGTACTATTAATATTTGATATTAACCGCGCTTTTGGTACACAAGCTGATGCTCCTGTAGGCCAAGATATTATCAACGCAGCTAAGGAATTAAATATTCCTGTTATGCTTTCTTGTCAGCCAGAGCAGTTTTCCCATGAAAGTACAGAACTAAATCACGGATTTTTTACGGCTGCTTTAATGGCAGCTTTGCGTTCTTGTCCTGGTGGTAATTTAAAAGATTTAGAATCTTATGTCAGTTCTCTAACTCCCCAACTTTGTCAGCATCATTGGCGGCCAATTCAAAATCCTGCCACTGTAATTCCTGAAAATTCACCTGGAATGTTGCCAGTTTCAGGTTTAAATGAAAACTCAGAACCAACAGAAAATATTTTTCCTGAAGAAAGTTTTGCTGTTCTTCGTTCTACCGCTCCTCAACCACAGGAAAGCCAACCCTCTACATATAAGGCTTGGTGGGCAGAAAATCAAACTGCAAATAAATCTTCGGAAACTACCATCAGTAATAATTCTCAGCCGGATGGTAAATCAATTTTGGCTACTTCCCCAGAATTAAAAACAGGTTCAAGGTTTATTCCTGCGGCTGCTAAAAATTATGCCAAACCTGCTCCCTCAGTCAGTACCCCTATTTGGCAACAATTTATAATCTGGGGTGGTGGTAGTATGGTGATTGTTGGTTTAATGACTACTTTTTTACTTCGCAATCAAGCTAGTTTTCGCTTCAATAAAATCTCAACTTCTCTGAATAATAATAGTAATAATAATAATACTACTACTCGTAGTTCGGAATTTGCCGATAGTTTACCACCTATTCCTAATAATATTCCCACTACATCACCATCTAATCTTCCCAGAGTTTCTAATTCTGATCCTCAAAAACGTAACCAGGCAATTTCAGAACTAGGAAAAATGTCTCTTAGTTCTACTCAACCTAGTGATTTAAGTCAAGCTATTACTATTGCCCAAAAAATTCTGCCTGGTGAACCTCTCTATCAACAAGCACAGGAAAATATTCAGGTTTGGAGTCAAATGATTTTAGATTTGGCTCAGGAACAAGCACAACAAAGAAATTATACTGATGCCATAGCTACTGCGGCCTTAATTCCTCAAAATTCTGTCCTTTATCCCCAAACACAAGCAACTATTAAAAAATGGCGTTTAGAAGCCAAGCAATACAACAGTAATCAAACTATTTTAGATGCAGCACAAGGTTTAATTCAACCAGGACAAGCTTCTACTTATAACCGAGCGATCGCAGTTGCGAAAAAAGTACCCCCCGAACAACCAGGGTTTAATCTTGCTCAACAGTCTATGAATAGATGGAGTGAAGAAATTTTAGATTTGGCTAAAGCTCGCGCTGCTCAAGGAGATTTTACCACCGCTATTGAAACTGCATCTCTGATCCCTGAGTCAACAGTCGCCTATGAAGACGCTCAAGATGCAATTCAAAAATGGCGCGGTAAATTTACAGTTAAATAG
- the rpmF gene encoding 50S ribosomal protein L32 — translation MAVPKKKTSKSKRDKRRATWTHKATVEAQKALSLGKSILSGRSNFVYPSAEEEEEE, via the coding sequence ATGGCAGTCCCTAAGAAGAAAACATCAAAATCTAAACGAGACAAACGTCGCGCTACCTGGACACATAAAGCTACTGTTGAAGCACAAAAAGCTCTTTCTCTGGGTAAATCAATTTTGTCTGGACGTTCTAACTTCGTCTATCCCTCTGCTGAAGAAGAAGAAGAAGAGTAA
- a CDS encoding sulfite oxidase-like oxidoreductase: MKYFHKPSPEESEKVPPGQHLAKGFPVLTYGETPQVSIENWEFKVWGLVKPAIFKWSDFLALPQHEFTADFHCVTHWSKLDVKWTGIKVTDFMSLLEVEPKAAHIMQHCYGGYTTNIELNDFLKPENFFAIKLFGEPLSAEHGGPIRLVIPHLYAWKSAKWINGLEFLETEKLGFWEENGYHRRGEPWAQERYSS; this comes from the coding sequence ATGAAATATTTCCACAAACCAAGTCCAGAAGAAAGTGAAAAAGTACCGCCTGGACAACATTTAGCTAAAGGTTTTCCAGTTTTAACCTATGGTGAAACTCCCCAGGTAAGTATTGAAAATTGGGAATTTAAAGTTTGGGGTTTGGTAAAACCTGCTATTTTTAAATGGTCAGATTTTTTAGCACTTCCTCAACATGAATTTACAGCAGATTTCCACTGTGTTACCCACTGGTCAAAACTAGATGTGAAATGGACAGGAATTAAAGTTACTGATTTTATGAGTTTGTTGGAAGTAGAACCGAAAGCGGCTCATATTATGCAACATTGTTATGGCGGTTATACAACAAATATTGAATTAAACGACTTTTTAAAACCAGAAAATTTCTTTGCGATTAAATTATTTGGTGAACCATTATCCGCAGAACATGGTGGCCCAATCAGGTTAGTTATTCCCCATCTTTATGCTTGGAAAAGTGCTAAGTGGATTAATGGTTTAGAGTTTTTAGAAACTGAAAAATTAGGTTTTTGGGAAGAAAATGGTTATCACCGTCGTGGTGAACCTTGGGCGCAAGAACGTTATAGTAGTTAA